The DNA sequence AACCGTAGGCTTGTCTATGGGTATTACACCCGAGCTGACGTTTTTAGGCAAGATCGTAATTATATTTACCATGCTAATAGGCAGGGTTGGCCCGCTGACATTAGCGCTTGCCATAGCGATGAAAAACGAAAAAATTGATTATCGTTACCCGGAAGAAAGGCTTATAATTGGTTAATGCCCGCAGCTGAACGGCATTCCCGGGCGGTGGTCGTATAAATGAATGGGGTGTGGATATGAGACAGTTTGCCGTGATAGGATTGGACAGGTTTGGCGCCAGCGTAGCAAAGACGTTGAGTGAAAAAGGTTATCAGGTATTGGCTATTGATATTGAAGACGATAAGGTGCAGGATTTCTCTGAAATTGTTACGCAGGCGGTATGCGCGGACGCTACGGACGAGAAGGCTTTAAAAGCGATAGGCGTTAATTCCGTTGACGTCGCTGTTGTAAGCGTCGGTGGCAATATTGAGGCATCCGTGCTTATTACCCTGGTTCTTAAGGAAATAGGGATCAAGGAAGTTGTCGCAAAGGCCGTGACAGAGGAGCAGGGCAAGGTTTTGGAAAGGATAGGCGCCAACAGGATAGTGTTTCCGGAAAGGGATATGGGTATACGTATTGCTAATTCGCTTATTTCGCCCAAAGTAAGCGAACACATAGACCTTTCATCCGCGTGCAGTATTATAGAGATAAAAGCGCCGAAAGAATTTATCGGCAAAAGCCTTAAACAATTAAGCGTCCGGGCCAGATATGGATTAAATATCGCGGCCATAAAGAGTGTTGATGAATCCGGTGTTGAAACGGTAAATTCCATGCCGGAGGCGGATTATAAAATAAAGGCCGTGGATAAGCTTATGGTGATTGGCTCAAACGAGAATATTGAGAGGCTGAAAGAGAAAGAATAGCCGTGGAGAATCGTTTAAGAGAATTGGAAAAGCTGGCACTGCTTGATATAAAAGCGGTTTCTACACAGCAAGAATTTGAGATGGCGCGCGCGAAATATTTAGGCAGAAAAGGGGCCTTTTCAGTTCTTTATAAAGAGCTTGCCGCTTGCAGTCCGCAGGAGAGGCCGGCGCTTGGCCAAAAATTAAACAAGCTTAAGTCCGTATTGGAAGAGGAGTTTAAAAATAAAGCGAATGTTCTTTCGCGCGGTTCTTGCCAGGCCCGGCAGGATACGTTTGACGCAACCATGCCGGGCATTTGCCCGCTTGTCGGCAAAACTCATCTTATAACAAAAACAATAGACGATATATGCGGGATTTTTTCTTGTATGGGGTTCGGTATAGTTGAGGGCCCGGAGATAGAAAACGAGTTCAATAATTTTGAGGCTCTTAACATACCGCTTGACCATCCGTCAAGGGAGGCCTTTGACACGTTTTATCTTGACACGGAAAATTTTGGGTCAAATCCGCAGGCAAGGCGCCTGCTTAGAAGCCACACATCTCCTATGCAAATACGGTATATGTTAGAACACAAACCGCCTTTTTCAATAGCCGTGCCCGGTAAGGTATTCAGGCCTGATGCCACCGACGCCAGCCACTCTTTTATGTTTCATCAGGTTGAGGGGTTGATGGTGGCTGACAACATAAATTTCGCCAATCTTAAATGGATCTTGTTTGAGTTCGCCCGTAAATGTTTTGGAAGCGCGGTCCAGGTAAGATTCAGGCCGCATTTTTTTCCGTTTACAGAACCAAGCGCCGAGGTAGACGTATCTTGTATTATTTGCCAGGGCAGAGGGTGCAGGGTATGTTCGCAAAGCGGCTGGCTTGAAATACTCGGGTCCGGCATGGTTGACCCTAACGTGTTCAAGGCAGTCGGTATAGATTCCGATAAATTCAGCGGTTTTGCCTTTGGAATGGGCGTTGAGAGAATAGCGATGCTAAAACACGGTATTGACGATATAAGGCTTTTTTATGAAAATGATTTAAGATTTTTAGGACAATTTTAACTATGAAAATATCATATAAATGGCTTAGAGGATATATTAGTATTAAGGTCCGCCCAAAGACGCTTGCGCACTGGCTGACTATGGCAGGCCATGAGGTTTCTTCTATAGAACAAAAAAACGGGGATTTTATTTTTGATATAGAAGTGACCCCAAATAGGCCCGACTGCCTTTCGCATATAGGCATAGCCCGTGAATTATCAGCTATTATAGGTAAACCGCTTAAAATGCCGCGGAATGCAAAAGTAAGTTCGGTGGGCCAGAAGCAAGATTTTAAGATTACCAGGCGCGATGAAAGCGACTGCTCTTTTTATACGGCCCGTATTTTAAAGAATGTGCAAATCGGGCCTTCGCCGCAATGGCTGGTGGCCAGATTAAACGCCATAGGGCTTCATTCCGTTAATAATGTGGTTGATATAACGAATTTTGTGCTTTTTGAAACAGGCCAACCCCTGCACGCTTTTGATATGGACAAGCTATCGGGCAATGAGATTATTGTCCGTTCCGCCGGTGTTGATGAGAAGCTGGTGACGATAGACGGTATACAGAGAACGCTTAATCCCGGAGTCATGGTAATAAGCGACGGGGATAAGGCCTGCGCTATAGCAGGCATTATCGGGGGCGCGAATTCCGCGATATCACCGTTAACTAAAAATGTGCTTTTGGAAAGCGCCTGTTTTAATCCTGTAAGGATAAGGCGTTCGTCCCTTTCTCTGGGGGTATCAACGGATTCAAGTTATCGTTTTGAGCGGGGTATTGGCTGTTATGGTGTTATTCACGCTTCGGACAGGGCGGCATGCCTTATAAGAGATATTGCCAAGGCCCAGATAGGCGCGTTTTTATCGTCGGGCAGGCAGACCCTTTCTGCCGCAAAAGTTATCCTGCGCGTTGCTTATCTTAACAAAATACTTGGGACAGCCCTAAAGCCCGCGCAGATAAAACAAATACTTACACGATTAGGATATAAGGCCCGCGGCAGCGGCGTTTTAGAAGTTTCTGTGCCTTTGTACCGTCACGATACGGCGCGGGAGGCAGATCTTATAGAAGAGGTTGCCAGGATATACGGGTATGAGCGTATCACAGCCGCCGCACCGTCAATTATTATAGCAAAGCCTAATGATAGCGGGAAAGATTTTGCCGTTAAACGTGATACGGCCAAAAACGTGCTTGTTTCTGGAGGCTTCAATGAGATTGTATCTTACAGTCTGATTGGCAGGGAAATGATAGAAGGCATGCCATGGGATGAGGACGATTGTGCTGTGGTGAAGAATCCGCAAAATAAAGAACAGGAAATAATGAGGCCTTCATTACTCCCCGGGATTCTGAAGGCGGTAGCCTATAATATAAGCAGGCAGTTGTATGATATAAGATTATTTGAGCTGTCCCGAACATATGCCAGAGACCGGGACAAATACTTAGAAGAAAACCGCCTGGCTATTGCGTTATATGCGAATCCGCATGCGGAGGGAAAATGCGTTGTTGAAAACGGTTTTTTTCAGCTTAAAGGCGCTATAATGTGCCTTATGGATTCGCTTGGGTTAAGGGAGCCAAATTTTGAAAACACAATGTCCCAATTATTTGATGAGTATTCTTGTATGGCAGTTCTGTCGGACAGTATTATGCTGGGTTGTTTTGGCAGGCTAAGAGACGGTATCGCGAGCAATTTTGGCATAACGGGCGCTGTATATGCCGGTGAAATTAATTTTGACCAAATTTGCGCCCTGGCCCGGACACACCGTTCTTATAAGCCTCTGCCGCGTTTCCCGTATACTTATAGAGATATCTCATTCGCGGTAGATATGTCTATAGGATACCAGCAGATAGCCGGCCTGATAAGACACATAGGCGGGCATACCGTTGAAAATATAAGATTGTTAAATGAATACCGCGGCAAGCAAATAGAAGAAGGCCGCAGGGGAATTGCTATGCGCGTGATATTCAGATCCAGGGAAAAGACATTGACGGAAGAAGAGATCAACGCGTTAGACGCGTCAATACGGTCCGGCATCAAGGAGTTTTTTGGAGCAATCTTGCGTTAGGATCTTGATTTGGCCCGGAAATCGTGCTATATTTATCCTATCCCTGCTGTGTGCGTGGCTTGTTGACGATACTTTGAGCCAACACCTTTATATCGGGAGCCTGACTTCAGGGGCGGAAGGCACGCTCTCTTAACAGAGAGAAACCACGGAAACCTTTGAGAGGGCACCCACTTTACTATAAGGGTTCAAAGTGCGTTACTCGCCCGGCACGTGCGGGGTTTTTTAATTGTATCTAACCGCGCAGCAAGCAAGTGCCGCAGAGAACAAAACCGTTAAACTGCCCTCCGCCATAAAACAATGGATTTATTTGATAGACCCAAAATGGATGTAGAGAAAGAATTCCCGCTGGCATTGCGCATGCGCCCGCGCAATTTAGACGAATTTATTGGGCAATCGCATATCGCAGGCAAAGGAAAATTGCTAAGACGCGCTATTGAATCAGACAGAGCGCATTCC is a window from the Candidatus Omnitrophota bacterium genome containing:
- a CDS encoding TrkA family potassium uptake protein, which gives rise to MRQFAVIGLDRFGASVAKTLSEKGYQVLAIDIEDDKVQDFSEIVTQAVCADATDEKALKAIGVNSVDVAVVSVGGNIEASVLITLVLKEIGIKEVVAKAVTEEQGKVLERIGANRIVFPERDMGIRIANSLISPKVSEHIDLSSACSIIEIKAPKEFIGKSLKQLSVRARYGLNIAAIKSVDESGVETVNSMPEADYKIKAVDKLMVIGSNENIERLKEKE
- the pheS gene encoding phenylalanine--tRNA ligase subunit alpha, producing MENRLRELEKLALLDIKAVSTQQEFEMARAKYLGRKGAFSVLYKELAACSPQERPALGQKLNKLKSVLEEEFKNKANVLSRGSCQARQDTFDATMPGICPLVGKTHLITKTIDDICGIFSCMGFGIVEGPEIENEFNNFEALNIPLDHPSREAFDTFYLDTENFGSNPQARRLLRSHTSPMQIRYMLEHKPPFSIAVPGKVFRPDATDASHSFMFHQVEGLMVADNINFANLKWILFEFARKCFGSAVQVRFRPHFFPFTEPSAEVDVSCIICQGRGCRVCSQSGWLEILGSGMVDPNVFKAVGIDSDKFSGFAFGMGVERIAMLKHGIDDIRLFYENDLRFLGQF
- the pheT gene encoding phenylalanine--tRNA ligase subunit beta; protein product: MKISYKWLRGYISIKVRPKTLAHWLTMAGHEVSSIEQKNGDFIFDIEVTPNRPDCLSHIGIARELSAIIGKPLKMPRNAKVSSVGQKQDFKITRRDESDCSFYTARILKNVQIGPSPQWLVARLNAIGLHSVNNVVDITNFVLFETGQPLHAFDMDKLSGNEIIVRSAGVDEKLVTIDGIQRTLNPGVMVISDGDKACAIAGIIGGANSAISPLTKNVLLESACFNPVRIRRSSLSLGVSTDSSYRFERGIGCYGVIHASDRAACLIRDIAKAQIGAFLSSGRQTLSAAKVILRVAYLNKILGTALKPAQIKQILTRLGYKARGSGVLEVSVPLYRHDTAREADLIEEVARIYGYERITAAAPSIIIAKPNDSGKDFAVKRDTAKNVLVSGGFNEIVSYSLIGREMIEGMPWDEDDCAVVKNPQNKEQEIMRPSLLPGILKAVAYNISRQLYDIRLFELSRTYARDRDKYLEENRLAIALYANPHAEGKCVVENGFFQLKGAIMCLMDSLGLREPNFENTMSQLFDEYSCMAVLSDSIMLGCFGRLRDGIASNFGITGAVYAGEINFDQICALARTHRSYKPLPRFPYTYRDISFAVDMSIGYQQIAGLIRHIGGHTVENIRLLNEYRGKQIEEGRRGIAMRVIFRSREKTLTEEEINALDASIRSGIKEFFGAILR